The stretch of DNA AGAAAAAGGTAAAAACTTTGGCGATAAGCGTGAGACCGCCCGATATAGTGTAAAGCGCACTGATGACCAGTAACGCATACAGCACAATGATCGGCGTCTCAGGCAGAAGCCATTGATTGATCAGTTCCCCATAAGAAGTTAAAAGGTAAATTGCCACAACCAAAAAATAAACATAATAGCCGATTTGCGCTGCGCGTCCCAACACATTGCCGAAGCTGCTTTTCAGAATCTCGAATAGACCTTCACCTGGATAGCATTTACTAATATGCATCATCATCAACACAAAAATGATGGAAATGAAACCGCCAATAAGCAATGGAATCCAGCCATCGGGCCCGGCCGCTTTATGCAGGACAGTGGATAAATTCAGGATATCGACGCCAATTTGACTCTGGATATAGATATACCCAAGCTGGGATAAAGTAATTTTTTGTTTTGCATCACTTTTCTCCATGATCATCACCCAGTTCATTGGACTTATATGGCCGCGGTGACTCCACCTGATCTGGACGGCGCTTCATCAAAAATTGCGGAACACGTATTACCGTATCTTTTAGATCCCGGAATTGTATCGGCGTAAAGTAGCTAAGCCCCAATGATTCCATCCGGCAAAGGTGAATCAGCACCATCAGCAAACCGAAAGCGATACCGATAAATCCGAGAATGGAACTAAGGATGATCAGCGGGAACGTCAACACCCTAAGCGAATCACTCATTTCATTCGAAGGCACTAAAAACGAGGCCAGGGATGTGAGGGCAATGACGATCACCATCAAATTGGATACCAAACCTGCCGTCACAATCGCATCCCCGATAACCAGACCACCTACAATACCAATGGTCGAACCAATGGGAGACGGCAGCCGAATACCCGATTCCCTGATAAGCTCAATGACGATCACCATTAATATAGCCTCGACTATGGGCGGGTACGCAATGTCCCTGATAGCCCCCAATACTGGCGATATCAATTCTTCCGGAATGACTTCATAATGGAAGCCGACAACGGCAATATAAAAGGATGGCAGCGTAATGGCCAGAATGAAACTGAAAAGGCGAATCAAACGAATATATGTTGCTACAATCCAGCGGGTATTATAATCATCCGGCGATTGATAAAAAGCATAAAATGTAACCGGTGCAATCAGGCAAGTAGGATTGTTCGCAAATAAAATGGCAATTCTCCCCTCCATAAGCTGCGCAACAGTCTTATCCGGTCTTTCCGTACTTAAGAATTGCGGAAAGATACTATAACTGCGATCCTCGATGTATTCACTGAATGCCCCCGCACTCAGGAGCGCATCGATTTTGATGCTTTTCACCCTTTTTTCCAGCTCTTCCACCACCTCCGGATTCGCTATTCCATCCACATAGATCAGGGCGATTTCTGATTCGGTATAGTCGCCAACCGTCTGTTTTTTTATCGTTAGACTGCGATGCTGGATGCGGCGCCGAATCAGATTGATATTCTGCTTGATATCTTCATTGAATCCATCATGCGAACCCTTGATGACCTTTTCGTTCATCGGCTCATTGATTGCCCTGACTACATTCTGCTGGACATTGAAAAAATACAAAGCAGAGTCTCCCTCCACCAAATAGACAGCCTTGCCCTCCAGGAGCGCAGTTATTGCTTTATTTAGGTCGTCGCTTTCTTCCCGGTCTTTGACCTTCGCTATATTGCCATCCGTCTTCAATAGCGGCTCGAATATATAACGCTGCATTTTATCCGAATCCGTAATGTCATCTATGTAAACCAATGCCTGCTTATTTCCCGGCAGCAAGCGTATTTTCAGATCAGTTGAATTCCGCAATTCATTCTGCAAGTATTGAATATTTTTTTCCAGTGACGCTGTGGATCGATGCGGCGGCATCTTATCTTCCCGTATGACTTTCTCTTGTACCGGCTGGTTCTTCCTTTGCTTAAAAAAACCCATGACGACGCCCCCCTCCTGTAATTGGATATCTGTAGTTTGCACAGCGCCACTAAAGATATGTGGAAAAAAGACCACAATCAAAACCACCAGTGTGAACTGGTGGTTTGTTCTGCGGCTAAAAGCCTTTGTTACCGGCCTAGGCCTCAAAGGCCCGCTGAATGGGTTCCCTCTTGCACCACATCTACTCACCAATTCTAAAGAATTTCTTTATTTCTTCCGATTTTTTTCTCCTGTAAATGGATCGTACTCTTCGAATAATGTCAATTGATCGCCCATATAGTCCTCTTTTAGCTGATTCCTAATATATTCTTGTATTTGTTTCTTATTTCTCCCGACTGTATCAACATAGAATCCTCGACACCAAAATTTTCGATTTCCATATCTATATTTTAAATTGGCATGACGATCGAATATCATTAAACTACTTTTCCCTTTTAAGTATCCCATAAATTGTGACACACTTAATTTCGGCGGGATACTTATCAACATATGAATGTGATCCGGACAAGCATTTGCTTCATGGATAATCA from Terribacillus sp. FSL K6-0262 encodes:
- a CDS encoding spore germination protein, which gives rise to MGFFKQRKNQPVQEKVIREDKMPPHRSTASLEKNIQYLQNELRNSTDLKIRLLPGNKQALVYIDDITDSDKMQRYIFEPLLKTDGNIAKVKDREESDDLNKAITALLEGKAVYLVEGDSALYFFNVQQNVVRAINEPMNEKVIKGSHDGFNEDIKQNINLIRRRIQHRSLTIKKQTVGDYTESEIALIYVDGIANPEVVEELEKRVKSIKIDALLSAGAFSEYIEDRSYSIFPQFLSTERPDKTVAQLMEGRIAILFANNPTCLIAPVTFYAFYQSPDDYNTRWIVATYIRLIRLFSFILAITLPSFYIAVVGFHYEVIPEELISPVLGAIRDIAYPPIVEAILMVIVIELIRESGIRLPSPIGSTIGIVGGLVIGDAIVTAGLVSNLMVIVIALTSLASFLVPSNEMSDSLRVLTFPLIILSSILGFIGIAFGLLMVLIHLCRMESLGLSYFTPIQFRDLKDTVIRVPQFLMKRRPDQVESPRPYKSNELGDDHGEK
- the tnpA gene encoding IS200/IS605 family transposase translates to MKDMNSLAHTTWNCKYHVVFAPKYRRQVIYGKYKKSIGQIIRDLCERKGVIIHEANACPDHIHMLISIPPKLSVSQFMGYLKGKSSLMIFDRHANLKYRYGNRKFWCRGFYVDTVGRNKKQIQEYIRNQLKEDYMGDQLTLFEEYDPFTGEKNRKK